Proteins co-encoded in one Acipenser ruthenus chromosome 3, fAciRut3.2 maternal haplotype, whole genome shotgun sequence genomic window:
- the clul1 gene encoding clusterin-like protein 1 isoform X2: MKMKSWFLLAICLTWLGVSQSRPGGKLESLSEETLKKLSIDGEKFVDEEVKRALFGVKQMKEIVEQNEEKHEHLMKSLRRSSEKKQGALQLAEEVKQKLEEAKDQCQSSLKTSWDECRPCLEVTCKSFYTSNCRRGFSTFSSKVETFFREMSPLFINSHENKDLVVNQDPESVDVKVVQIEDYFNKMISEVSNLFNQSMELFHKMHEEFDQSFQAAFTSELHTAGLNLRAHSHSNHNSSPGFLESLGLGDVLESFVDFGRRIFEEFSSVITEEFRGLQESMSGMSEKKQENDILSSITPSMNRQLCRDLRRNSSECWQLQSKCQSCQVALFQDCPSLPELHSELNEISHLINVSSQQYEEVLQIVQHHTEDTVSWIKQMAQRFGWVAELANTTVEHESVFSITTVLPHSGEGNPMLASYTTVEVNVLNSPTFIFNVPGELEIEDPAFIKYVAQEALGLYKEMSK, encoded by the exons ATGAAAATGAAGTCCTGGTTTCTCTTAGCCATTTGTTTGACATGGCTGGGAGTTTCTCAAAGCAGACCTGGGGGAAAGCTAGAAAGCCTCTCTGAAGAGACCCTGAAAA AGTTGTCTATAGATGGAGAAAAGTTTGTGGATGAAGAGGTGAAGAGGGCTTTATTTGGTGTCAAACAGATGAAGGAAATCGTGGAACAAAATGAAGAGAAACATGAACACCTGATGAAATCTTTAAGACGTAGTAGTGAGAAGAAGCAG GGAGCTCTTCAACTTGCTGAGGAGGTGAAACAAAAGCTAGAAGAGGCCAAGGACCAGTGTCAATCATCCTTAAAGACTTCCTGGGATGAATGCAGGCCTTGCCTTGAAGTCACCTGCAAATCATTCTACACCTCTAATTGTCGCAGAGGCTTTTCCACATTTTCTAGCAAG GTAGAGACCTTTTTCAGAGAAATGTCACCGCTATTCATCAATTCTcatgaaaacaaagaccttgtgGTAAATCAGGACCCAGAAAGCGTTGATGTGAAAGTGGTACAGATTGAagattattttaacaaaatgattTCTGAAGTGAGTAATCTATTCAATCAAAGCATGGAGCTGTTCCACAAGATGCATGAGGAATTTGATCAGTCTTTTCAGGCAGCCTTTACCTCTGAGCTGCACACAGCTGGACTGAACCTGAGAGCCCATTCTCACTCCAATCACAACTCAAGCCCAGGTTTCTTGGAAAGCCTTGGCCTAGGTGATGTTTTAGAGTCCTTTGTTGATTTTGGTAGAAGAATTTTTGAAGAATTTAGCTCTGTGATTACTGAGGAATTTCGTGGACTTCAGGAGAGTATGAGTGGTATGTCGGAGAAGAAACAAG AAAATGACATCCTTTCAAGTATAACTCCATCGATGAACAGACAGCTGTGTAGAGACCTCCGCAGGAATAGTTCAGAATGCTGGCAGCTTCAGAGCAAGTGTCAATCTTGCCAAGTCGCATTGTTTCAAG ACTGCCCCAGTTTGCCTGAGCTGCACTCTGAGCTTAATGAAATCTCACACCTGATTAATGTGTCTAGCCAGCAGTATGAAGAGGTGCTCCAGATAGTGCAGCATCACACTGAGGACACAGTCAGCTGGATTAAGCAAATGGCCCAGAGATTTGGCTGGGTGGCTGAATTAGCCAACACTACAGTGGAACATGAGAGTGTTTTCAGCATTACAACG gtgctgcctcattCTGGTGAAGGAAATCCAATGCTTGCGTCATACACAACTGTAGAAGTGAATGTTCTCAACTCACCCACCTTCATTTTTAATGTCCCTGGAGAGCTGGAAATAGAAGACCCTGCCTTTATTAAATATGTGGCTCAGGAGGCGTTAGGACTCTACAAAGAGATGTCCAAGTAA
- the clul1 gene encoding clusterin-like protein 1 isoform X1: protein MKMKSWFLLAICLTWLGVSQSRPGGKLESLSEETLKKLSIDGEKFVDEEVKRALFGVKQMKEIVEQNEEKHEHLMKSLRRSSEKKQGALQLAEEVKQKLEEAKDQCQSSLKTSWDECRPCLEVTCKSFYTSNCRRGFSTFSSKVETFFREMSPLFINSHENKDLVVNQDPESVDVKVVQIEDYFNKMISEVSNLFNQSMELFHKMHEEFDQSFQAAFTSELHTAGLNLRAHSHSNHNSSPGFLESLGLGDVLESFVDFGRRIFEEFSSVITEEFRGLQESMSGMSEKKQENDILSSITPSMNRQLCRDLRRNSSECWQLQSKCQSCQVALFQDCPSLPELHSELNEISHLINVSSQQYEEVLQIVQHHTEDTVSWIKQMAQRFGWVAELANTTVEHESVFSITTVLPHSGEGNPMLASYTTVEVNVLNSPTFIFNVPGELEIEDPAFIKYVAQEALGLYKEMSKKDSP from the exons ATGAAAATGAAGTCCTGGTTTCTCTTAGCCATTTGTTTGACATGGCTGGGAGTTTCTCAAAGCAGACCTGGGGGAAAGCTAGAAAGCCTCTCTGAAGAGACCCTGAAAA AGTTGTCTATAGATGGAGAAAAGTTTGTGGATGAAGAGGTGAAGAGGGCTTTATTTGGTGTCAAACAGATGAAGGAAATCGTGGAACAAAATGAAGAGAAACATGAACACCTGATGAAATCTTTAAGACGTAGTAGTGAGAAGAAGCAG GGAGCTCTTCAACTTGCTGAGGAGGTGAAACAAAAGCTAGAAGAGGCCAAGGACCAGTGTCAATCATCCTTAAAGACTTCCTGGGATGAATGCAGGCCTTGCCTTGAAGTCACCTGCAAATCATTCTACACCTCTAATTGTCGCAGAGGCTTTTCCACATTTTCTAGCAAG GTAGAGACCTTTTTCAGAGAAATGTCACCGCTATTCATCAATTCTcatgaaaacaaagaccttgtgGTAAATCAGGACCCAGAAAGCGTTGATGTGAAAGTGGTACAGATTGAagattattttaacaaaatgattTCTGAAGTGAGTAATCTATTCAATCAAAGCATGGAGCTGTTCCACAAGATGCATGAGGAATTTGATCAGTCTTTTCAGGCAGCCTTTACCTCTGAGCTGCACACAGCTGGACTGAACCTGAGAGCCCATTCTCACTCCAATCACAACTCAAGCCCAGGTTTCTTGGAAAGCCTTGGCCTAGGTGATGTTTTAGAGTCCTTTGTTGATTTTGGTAGAAGAATTTTTGAAGAATTTAGCTCTGTGATTACTGAGGAATTTCGTGGACTTCAGGAGAGTATGAGTGGTATGTCGGAGAAGAAACAAG AAAATGACATCCTTTCAAGTATAACTCCATCGATGAACAGACAGCTGTGTAGAGACCTCCGCAGGAATAGTTCAGAATGCTGGCAGCTTCAGAGCAAGTGTCAATCTTGCCAAGTCGCATTGTTTCAAG ACTGCCCCAGTTTGCCTGAGCTGCACTCTGAGCTTAATGAAATCTCACACCTGATTAATGTGTCTAGCCAGCAGTATGAAGAGGTGCTCCAGATAGTGCAGCATCACACTGAGGACACAGTCAGCTGGATTAAGCAAATGGCCCAGAGATTTGGCTGGGTGGCTGAATTAGCCAACACTACAGTGGAACATGAGAGTGTTTTCAGCATTACAACG gtgctgcctcattCTGGTGAAGGAAATCCAATGCTTGCGTCATACACAACTGTAGAAGTGAATGTTCTCAACTCACCCACCTTCATTTTTAATGTCCCTGGAGAGCTGGAAATAGAAGACCCTGCCTTTATTAAATATGTGGCTCAGGAGGCGTTAGGACTCTACAAAGAGATGTCCAA gaagGATTCACCCTGA